Proteins co-encoded in one Cinclus cinclus chromosome Z, bCinCin1.1, whole genome shotgun sequence genomic window:
- the LOC134056467 gene encoding fructose-1,6-bisphosphatase isozyme 2, with the protein MTDKSPFETDMLTLTRFVMEKGRRVKGATGELTQLLNSMLTAIKAISAAVRKAGLAHMFGIAGTVNVTGDEVKKLDVLSNSLVINMLQSSYSTCVLVTEENKEAIITPKDKRGKYVVCFDPLDGSSNIDCLAPIGTIFAIYKKETDDEPSEKDALQPGRNIVAAGYALYGSATLVALSTGQGVDCFMLDPGLGEFILVDRDVKIKKKGKVYSLNEGYAKYFDPEMTEYLQKKKFPEDGSSPYGARYVGSMVADVHRTLMYGGIFMYPANQKSPKGKLRLLYECNPIAFIIEQAGGMATTGTEAVLDVKPENIHQRVPFIVGSPDDVQEYLACVQKHQKSS; encoded by the exons ATGACTGACAAAAGCCCCTTCGAAACGGATATGCTGACACTCACACGATTTGTTATGGAGAAGGGACGCCGCGTCAAGGGAGCCACGGGGGAGCTGACACAGCTGCTCAACTCCATGCTGACTGCCATAAaggccatctctgctgctgtcagaaaggCAGGCCTTGCCCACAT GTTTGGCATAGCTGGCACTGTGAATGTGACAGGTGATGAGGTGAAGAAGCTGGACGTATTATCCAACTCCCTGGTGATTAACATGCTCCAGTCCTCCTACAGCACCTGCGTCCTGGTCACAGAGGAGAACAAGGAGGCCATCATCACCCCGAAAGACAAGCGG GGTAAATATGTGGTGTGTTTTGACCCCCTTGACGGTTCATCCAATATAGACTGCTTGGCACCAATAGGAACAATATTTGCTATCTACAAAAAG GAAACAGATGATGAGCCCTCTGAAAAAGATGCTTTACAGCCCGGGCGCAATATTGTTGCTGCAGGCTATGCCCTGTATGGCAGTGCTACGCTGGTTGCCCTCTCCACAGGGCAAGGAGTGGACTGCTTCATGCTTGATCCG GGTCTTGGTGAATTTATTTTGGTCGACAGAGATGTTAAAATCAAGAAGAAGGGGAAGGTATATAGTCTCAATGAAGGTTATGCTAAGTATTTTGATCCTGAAATGACAGAATATttgcaaaagaagaaattccCTGAG GATGGCAGTTCCCCCTACGGTGCCAGGTATGTGGGCTCCATGGTAGCTGATGTTCACCGCACCTTGATGTACGGTGGGATCTTCATGTATCCTGCGAATCAGAAGAGTCCTAAAGGAAAG cTCCGACTTCTCTATGAATGCAACCCTATTGCTTTCATCATTGAGCAGGCAGGTGGGATGGCAACTACAGGGACTGAAGCAGTGCTGGATGTGAAACCTGAGAATATTCACCAGAGAGTTCCTTTTATAGTTGGCTCTCCAGATGATGTGCAAGAATACCTTGCTTGTGTACAGAAACACCAGAAGAGCAGCTAA